One window of Brachionichthys hirsutus isolate HB-005 chromosome 21, CSIRO-AGI_Bhir_v1, whole genome shotgun sequence genomic DNA carries:
- the LOC137909778 gene encoding sphingomyelin synthase-related protein 1-like — protein MTQLSVRRWTPKHVARWLKEEGFCDYVDLLCNRHRLDGTSLLALSEYDLRSPPLELKVLGDIKRLMVSIRKLQKQNVDLLEELGLPYDGHSPTGSGGSLDWLCNGDSGRDCAGADTAPVGEEYQQYTNGKFKQQARRLDPECWKTVLSSVYVVVVFGFTSFVMVIVHERVPDMRTYPPLPDIFLDSVPRIPWAFAMAEACGVILCNMWLLVLLLHKHRSILLRRLCSLMGTVFMLRCITMFVTSLSVPGQHLQCSGKIYGDMWAKVQRAVAIWSGFGMTLTGVHTCGDYMFSGHTVVLTMLNFFVTEYTPRAWNFIHTLSWVLNLFGIFFILAAHEHYSIDVFIAFYITTRLFLYYHTLANTRAYQQSRRARIWFPMFSFFECNVNGPVPNEYCWPLSRPALLRRLIG, from the exons ATGACACAGCTGAGCGTCCGTCGCTGGACGCCCAAACACGTGGCCCGGTGGCTGAAGGAGGAGGGCTTCTGCGACTACGTGGACCTGCTGTGCAACAGGCACCGCCTGGATGGCACCAGCCTACTCGCCCTCAGCGAGTACGACCTCCGCTCGCCGCCGCTGGAGCTCAAGGTGCTGGGCGACATCAAACGGCTCATGGTGTCTATCCGGAAGCTCCAGAAACAGAACgtggacctgctggaggagctggggCTCCCCTACGACGGCCACTCGCCCACGGGCTCCGGGGGCAGTTTGGACTGGCTGTGTAACGGAGACTCGGGCAGAGACTGTGCCGGCGCGGACACGGCGCCGGTGGGGGAGGAGTACCAGCAGTACACCAACGGGAAGTTCAAGCAGCAGGCGAGGCGCTTGGACCCGGAGTGCTGGAAGACGGTGCTCAGCTCCGTCTACGTGGTCGTGGTGTTTGGCTTCACGTCCTTCGTCATGGTCATCGTGCACGAGAGGGTTCCTGACATGCGGACCTACCCGCCGCTGCCGGACATATTCCTGGACAG CGTGCCGAGGATTCCTTGGGCCTTTGCCATGGCGGAGGCCTGTGGGGTGATCCTCTGTAACATGTGGCTGttggtgctgctgctccacaaacACCG GTCCATCCTCCTGCGGCGCCTCTGCAGCCTGATGGGGACGGTGTTCATGCTGCGCTGCATCACCATGTTTGTCACCTCGCTGTCCGTCCCGGGACAACACCTGCAGTGCTCTGGAAAG ATTTATGGCGACATGTGGGCCAAAGTGCAGCGGGCCGTGGCCATCTGGAGCGGCTTCGGGATGACCCTGACGGGGGTGCACACGTGTGGAGATTACATGTTCAGTGGCCACACGGTGGTTCTGACCATGCTTAACTTCTTCGTCACAGAGT ACACCCCGCGGGCCTGGAACTTCATCCACACGTTGTCCTGGGTCCTGAATCTCTTTGGCATCTTCTTCATCCTGGCTGCACATGAGCACTACTCCATCGACGTGTTCATCGCCTTCTACATCACCACCAGACTCTTCCTGTACTACCACACCCTCGCCAACACGCGCGCCTACCAGCAGAGCCGACGGGCGCGCATCTGGTTCCCCATGTTCTCCTTCTTTGAGTGCAATGTGAACGGGCCCGTCCCGAACGAGTACTGCTGGCCCCTCTCCCGACCGGCTTTGCTGAGGAGGCTGATCGGGTGA